One Pseudomonadales bacterium genomic region harbors:
- a CDS encoding TonB-dependent receptor → MKLKPLLRTKLLLPAAFLPALALADGAIEEIIVNADFRDVKLMQIPASLSVVSSETIAARNARHFDEILNAAPNVNYAAGASRGRYIQLRGIGERSQFVDPVNPSVGVMIDDMDFSGIGNAGTLFDIKQVEILRGPQGTRFGNNALAGLVYLTSNQPTETFEGVLEGSAANYDTWSTGAVISGPLTETLLGRVAIQQYQSDGFIDNKYLNKEDTNNRDELTVRGKLRWLATDNISFDLSLFYADIDNGYDAFSLDNNRNTLSDEPGEDCQESTAVSIKAVWEMQAGVTLETVLAYQDSDLKYGYDEDWSFVGIHPWEYHSVDNYVRDRDQLSFDLRLLSQESSSIFNGSTSWVIGLYFEDQEEQLERAYTYGDVPLFESDSEMQTLALYGELESQLADNLILKVGARVEQFEHDYQDNIGINSTPDEDLWGGQISLEYQLNDNSMLYALVSRGYKAGSVNGNALGKALLRGWTPTLVNFLTDHLAFDTETLLNFELGLKGSYFEDRLQTRLSLFRMDRSDMQLKAWVVDGVQFAGYIDNVKQGENYGLEIETTWQATEGLQLFVSVGLLETELGDTFLVDDVDLGLVNKKGREQAHAPKYQFNLGAQLDFTQRFFTRLEVEGKDEFYYSNSHDTKSEAFELVNLTLGYRGEHFDLSLWSRNLLDKDYGVRGFRFGNDPRDFYATHTYVQLGEPRVFGVTGKYRF, encoded by the coding sequence ATGAAACTTAAACCTTTATTGAGAACTAAGCTGCTCTTGCCTGCAGCCTTTCTGCCTGCGCTGGCCCTAGCGGATGGCGCTATCGAAGAAATTATCGTCAATGCGGATTTCCGCGATGTCAAGTTGATGCAAATTCCCGCCAGTTTGAGTGTTGTGTCCAGTGAGACTATCGCCGCTCGGAATGCGCGACATTTTGATGAAATACTCAACGCCGCACCCAACGTTAATTATGCTGCTGGTGCTTCCCGTGGCCGCTACATTCAATTGCGCGGGATCGGTGAACGCAGTCAGTTTGTGGATCCGGTCAATCCATCAGTTGGTGTGATGATTGACGATATGGATTTCAGTGGTATTGGCAATGCGGGTACTCTGTTTGATATCAAGCAAGTCGAAATACTACGTGGTCCGCAAGGCACGCGCTTTGGTAATAATGCCTTGGCGGGGCTGGTTTATTTAACGTCAAATCAACCCACCGAGACATTTGAGGGAGTGTTGGAAGGGAGTGCGGCAAATTATGATACTTGGAGTACTGGGGCAGTTATCAGTGGTCCACTAACTGAAACTTTGCTCGGAAGGGTTGCGATTCAGCAATATCAAAGTGATGGGTTTATCGACAATAAATATCTCAACAAAGAGGATACCAACAACCGGGACGAGCTGACGGTGCGTGGTAAATTACGCTGGCTGGCAACGGATAACATCAGCTTTGATTTGTCACTGTTTTATGCTGATATCGATAACGGCTACGATGCCTTCTCATTAGATAATAACCGTAATACCTTATCGGATGAGCCAGGCGAAGACTGCCAAGAAAGCACGGCTGTTTCAATCAAGGCCGTTTGGGAAATGCAGGCAGGTGTCACACTGGAAACGGTGCTGGCCTACCAGGACTCCGATCTGAAATACGGTTACGATGAAGATTGGAGCTTTGTCGGCATTCATCCCTGGGAATATCATTCGGTGGATAACTATGTGCGCGACCGTGATCAGTTGAGTTTTGACTTACGGTTGCTGTCACAGGAGTCAAGCTCAATCTTCAATGGTTCAACTAGCTGGGTGATTGGGCTCTATTTTGAGGATCAGGAAGAACAACTTGAAAGAGCCTATACCTATGGTGATGTACCGCTGTTTGAAAGTGATTCTGAAATGCAAACGCTGGCGCTCTATGGTGAGCTAGAATCACAATTGGCGGACAATTTGATTTTGAAGGTCGGGGCGCGTGTGGAGCAGTTTGAGCATGACTATCAGGATAATATTGGTATTAACAGCACTCCTGATGAAGATCTCTGGGGGGGGCAAATCAGTCTGGAGTATCAACTCAATGACAATAGTATGCTCTATGCGTTGGTGTCGAGAGGTTATAAGGCAGGCTCAGTTAATGGCAACGCTTTAGGTAAGGCCTTATTGCGTGGTTGGACGCCGACCCTGGTTAATTTTCTGACAGACCACTTGGCATTTGATACGGAAACACTGCTTAATTTTGAATTAGGTTTGAAGGGCAGCTATTTCGAGGATCGTCTACAGACAAGGCTGTCGTTATTCCGTATGGATCGCAGCGATATGCAGCTCAAAGCCTGGGTTGTCGATGGGGTGCAATTTGCCGGTTATATCGACAACGTTAAACAGGGCGAAAACTATGGGCTGGAAATTGAAACGACTTGGCAAGCAACGGAAGGCCTACAATTATTTGTCAGTGTTGGGCTGTTGGAAACGGAGCTGGGAGATACTTTTCTTGTCGATGATGTAGACTTAGGCCTAGTGAACAAAAAAGGTCGCGAGCAAGCGCATGCGCCGAAGTACCAGTTTAATTTGGGAGCTCAATTGGATTTTACACAGCGCTTCTTTACTCGGTTAGAGGTGGAGGGGAAAGATGAGTTTTACTATTCCAACAGCCATGACACCAAGTCAGAGGCTTTTGAATTGGTTAATTTAACCCTGGGGTATCGTGGAGAGCATTTTGATTTATCCTTGTGGAGTCGCAATCTGCTAGACAAGGACTACGGCGTACGTGGCTTCCGCTTTGGTAATGACCCGCGTGATTTTTATGCCACTCATACCTATGTGCAGTTGGGTGAGCCGCGGGTTTTCGGGGTGACGGGTAAATATCGTTTTTAA
- a CDS encoding thiamine-binding protein, which yields MQISVEISMYPLRDEFLPAISDFIEMLNRSDAVEVKTNSMSTQLFGEFDQVMALLQAAIKYSFERYGKVVFATKFLHGDTRLASGYE from the coding sequence ATGCAAATTTCAGTAGAAATCAGTATGTACCCCTTGCGGGATGAGTTTTTACCGGCGATCAGTGATTTTATTGAGATGCTCAATCGCAGCGATGCGGTGGAAGTGAAGACTAACAGCATGAGTACGCAGTTATTTGGTGAATTTGATCAGGTAATGGCGTTGCTTCAGGCAGCAATCAAATACTCCTTTGAACGTTACGGTAAAGTAGTGTTTGCAACTAAATTCCTACACGGCGATACCCGGCTCGCAAGCGGTTATGAGTGA
- a CDS encoding nicotinamide mononucleotide transporter, producing MSDDLAAINAAVQAMSLLELSAVALGVAYLLLAMKEKILCWYAAFLGTALSIYIFWNVNLLMESALQIYYLMMAVYGWYQWKYGARHQGQLSISTWSLPIHLMAIAGVLGCSAISGYLLTENSQAAWPYLDSFTTWGSIVTTYMVAKKVLENWIYWLAIDSISIFLYLDRQLYLYALLFMVYIVIVIFGLIAWTRHYQTQGKSIIRHHA from the coding sequence ATGAGTGATGATCTGGCGGCAATAAATGCCGCAGTGCAGGCTATGTCATTATTGGAGTTGAGTGCTGTTGCTTTGGGCGTGGCTTATCTGTTGCTGGCGATGAAGGAAAAAATCTTGTGTTGGTATGCAGCATTTCTAGGCACGGCATTATCCATTTACATATTTTGGAACGTCAATTTACTGATGGAGTCGGCGTTACAAATTTATTATTTGATGATGGCTGTGTATGGGTGGTATCAGTGGAAGTATGGCGCTCGCCATCAGGGTCAGCTATCTATTAGTACCTGGTCGCTACCTATACATCTGATGGCGATTGCCGGGGTGCTTGGCTGTTCGGCAATTTCCGGCTACTTACTCACAGAAAACTCGCAAGCAGCCTGGCCCTACCTGGATTCTTTCACCACCTGGGGTAGTATTGTCACCACCTACATGGTAGCCAAAAAAGTACTTGAAAACTGGATTTATTGGTTAGCAATTGACAGTATATCGATTTTTTTATATCTCGATCGACAACTCTATTTGTACGCATTGTTGTTTATGGTCTATATTGTCATAGTAATTTTCGGGCTAATCGCATGGACACGACACTACCAAACTCAGGGAAAGAGCATTATCAGGCACCACGCGTAG
- a CDS encoding phosphotransferase family protein, translating into MDTTLPNSGKEHYQAPRVELEQALQTYPHWKHIDCSTPPFVLEPLDAGLTNDCFLVQAGAERCILRLNARNSRAMGLDRVNEQVALRIAEQAGLGPLVVYCAPSQGVLVTKYLEGNHWCVEEAKTERNIERLAQLLKRVHALPGIGKYFIPTDVTERYLRGIKAQFLVVPQRFQALEETMNRLMRESARKFTTRCLCHNDPVLGNIIDNGKQLFLIDWEYAAMGDPLFDIAVVVHNLKFNEEQLQQLLRYYLGGPTDVITHQRFLNNYAIYIYIDMLWYWFKSTDESYKGFGAIAESKLETLVAILHELGVS; encoded by the coding sequence ATGGACACGACACTACCAAACTCAGGGAAAGAGCATTATCAGGCACCACGCGTAGAGCTGGAGCAAGCGCTTCAAACCTACCCGCACTGGAAACACATTGACTGCTCTACTCCCCCCTTCGTACTAGAACCGCTGGATGCCGGCTTAACTAACGATTGCTTTCTGGTTCAGGCTGGTGCTGAGCGTTGTATATTGCGTTTAAACGCCCGTAATAGCCGAGCGATGGGTTTGGATCGTGTGAATGAGCAAGTTGCACTAAGAATAGCTGAGCAGGCTGGACTTGGTCCGTTGGTCGTTTATTGTGCGCCCAGTCAAGGAGTACTGGTAACCAAATATCTTGAAGGTAATCACTGGTGTGTAGAAGAAGCGAAAACGGAACGGAATATTGAGCGTCTTGCGCAACTGTTAAAGCGCGTTCATGCGCTGCCCGGCATTGGTAAATACTTTATCCCAACGGATGTGACGGAGCGTTATCTCCGCGGCATTAAAGCCCAATTTTTAGTAGTTCCTCAACGCTTCCAAGCGCTAGAGGAAACCATGAACAGGCTGATGCGTGAATCTGCCAGGAAGTTTACTACTCGCTGCCTCTGCCATAATGATCCGGTATTAGGAAATATTATCGATAACGGAAAGCAGCTATTTTTGATTGATTGGGAATATGCGGCAATGGGGGATCCGCTTTTTGATATAGCCGTGGTGGTGCACAATTTAAAGTTCAATGAGGAGCAATTGCAGCAACTGTTGAGATATTACCTGGGTGGTCCAACGGATGTGATTACGCACCAACGTTTTCTTAATAATTATGCGATCTATATTTATATCGATATGCTTTGGTATTGGTTTAAGAGTACTGACGAGTCGTACAAAGGGTTCGGCGCTATTGCTGAAAGCAAGCTGGAGACACTTGTTGCAATCCTACATGAGTTAGGTGTTTCTTGA
- a CDS encoding HDOD domain-containing protein, whose protein sequence is MIKDGHSTVDQMAELISLDAGLAARLLKIANSPFYNFPAQIETIPRAITLIGSNELSNLVLATSVASSFANIDPNLVDMDSFWRHNVDTGLVMRFLGKTAQVRDVERLFVIGLLHNLGKLMVLAGVPDAARQILEVTVEDCPQRQEQAVLGFTFAECGAELLKIWQLPETLVDAVRYQHEPQNAQIDLQAAALLHIASRAASWMEQETKNTEGVDHIQLIDPWVWGYTELNLEDMDEAIEFAQIEAWNLLGLISSSLH, encoded by the coding sequence ATGATAAAAGACGGGCACTCCACCGTTGATCAAATGGCGGAGCTCATCTCATTAGATGCAGGCCTTGCTGCCAGACTACTGAAAATCGCTAACAGTCCGTTTTATAATTTTCCAGCACAAATTGAAACGATTCCCCGGGCCATTACCCTGATCGGCTCGAACGAACTAAGTAATTTGGTGCTAGCGACATCAGTGGCTTCATCCTTTGCGAATATCGACCCTAACTTGGTGGATATGGACAGTTTTTGGCGGCATAACGTCGATACCGGCTTAGTCATGCGGTTCTTAGGTAAAACCGCACAAGTAAGAGATGTCGAGCGTCTGTTCGTAATTGGCCTACTACATAATTTGGGCAAACTAATGGTGCTGGCAGGCGTACCGGACGCTGCGCGCCAAATTCTCGAAGTGACCGTGGAAGATTGTCCACAGCGACAGGAGCAAGCTGTGCTTGGTTTTACCTTCGCCGAATGCGGTGCCGAATTGCTTAAAATATGGCAACTGCCGGAGACACTGGTAGACGCAGTGCGCTATCAGCACGAACCGCAAAATGCACAAATCGATCTACAGGCTGCGGCCTTACTGCATATCGCTAGTCGCGCGGCAAGCTGGATGGAACAGGAAACCAAGAATACAGAGGGGGTCGATCACATTCAACTCATCGATCCTTGGGTATGGGGTTATACCGAGCTGAACTTGGAAGATATGGATGAAGCCATCGAGTTTGCTCAGATCGAAGCTTGGAATCTATTAGGCTTGATTAGTTCTTCACTACACTAG